In Helianthus annuus cultivar XRQ/B chromosome 9, HanXRQr2.0-SUNRISE, whole genome shotgun sequence, the following are encoded in one genomic region:
- the LOC110941187 gene encoding 60S ribosomal protein L4, with product MAAARPLVTVQPLESDMATDATTTLPLPSVMKSSIRPDIVNFVHSNISKNSRQPYAVSRKAGHQTSAESWGTGRAVSRIPRVPGGGTHRAGQGAFGNMCRGGRMFAPTRIWRRWHRKINVNQKRYAVVSAIAASAVPSLVMARGHRIETVPELPLVVSDSAEGVEKTNAAIKVLKQIGAYSDAEKAKDSVGIRPGKGKMRNRRYINRKGPLIVYGTEGAKLVKAFRNIPGVEIANVERLNLLKLAPGGHLGRFVIWTKSAFEKLDSIYGSVDKVSEKKKGYVLPRAKMENADLARIINSDEVQSVVKPIKKEVKRAAMKKNPLKNLNTMLRLNPYAKTAKRMAVLAEEQRKKAKKEKLDSKRQPISKEESAKIKAASKSWYKTMISDSDYAEFDVFTKWLGVSQ from the exons ATGGCCGCCGCCCGCCCTCTCGTCACCGTCCAGCCACTCGAATCCGACATGGCCACCGACGCCACCACCACCCTCCCCCTCCCCTCCGTCATGAAATCCTCCATCCGTCCAGACATCGTCAACTTCGTCCACTCCAACATATCCAAAAACTCCCGCCAACCCTACGCCGTCTCCCGCAAAGCCGGCCACCAGACCTCCGCCGAGTCCTGGGGCACTGGCCGTGCCGTATCCCGTATCCCCCGTGTCCCCGGCGGCGGAACTCACCGTGCCGGCCAAGGAGCCTTCGGAAACATGTGTCGCGGTGGCCGTATGTTCGCTCCCACGAGGATCTGGCGCCGCTGGCATAGAAAGATTAACGTTAACCAGAAACGATACGCCGTCGTTTCGGCGATCGCTGCGTCTGCTGTTCCGTCGCTTGTGATGGCCCGTGGCCACCGGATTGAGACGGTGCCGGAGTTACCACTAGTGGTTAGTGATTCAGCTGAAGGTGTGGAGAAAACGAATGCTGCAATTAAGGTTTTGAAACAGATCGGTGCGTATTCGGATGCTGAAAAGGCGAAGGATTCGGTTGGGATTAGGCCTGGAAAGGGGAAGATGAGGAACAGAAGGTATATTAACCGAAAAGGACCGTTGATTGTGTACGGAACTGAGGGTGCTAAGTTAGTGAAAGCGTTTAGGAACATACCTGGTGTGGAGATTGCTAATGTGGAGAGGTTGAATTTGTTGAAATTGGCTCCTGGTGGACATTTAGGTAGGTTTGTGATTTGGACGAAATCGGCTTTTGAGAAGTTGGATTCGATTTACGGGTCGGTTGATAAGGTGAGTGAGAAGAAGAAGGGGTATGTGTTGCCCAGGGCGAAGATGGAGAATGCCGATTTGGCGAGGATTATTAATTCGGATGAGGTGCAGTCGGTTGTGAAGCCGATTAAGAAGGAGGTGAAGAGGGCGGCAATGAAGAAGAATCCTTTGAAGAATTTGAATACTATGCTGAGGTTGAATCCGTATGCCAAGACTGCTAAGAGGATGGCTGTGCTTGCTGAGGAACAGAGGAAGAAGGCTAAGAAGGAGAAGCTTGACAGCAAGAGGCAGCCCATTTCTAAG GAGGAGTCTGCTAAAATTAAGGCAGCTAGCAAGTCATGGTACAAGACAATGATCTCTGACAGTGATTATGCTGAGTTTGATGTTTTCACCAAGTGGCTTGGTGTTTCACAATAA
- the LOC110939112 gene encoding uncharacterized protein LOC110939112, whose amino-acid sequence MSQEMLSYKPRSALGDVTNQVGKKGFCSIYKKDESVLISKKECLRVDENYNTQIKDSISRPQLCGQIDSLTGSIVGNVSKVVCEIKEPCPPDVRQNATLTSSATVNDGDVVKDVCESTQLITSVPPDENGIAVPQVELNRVVGNDLGMDDGNGVSLDKLDLIKDECLDWSRLLESRSGLERCIGQKGDGSSNVCMDMIKTCSCSFCRKAACLWSDLHCQDIKGRINAIKKSQKQASILVDRNSMNGARNFGKFSNSESDLTGRWKSLFLHMENVFVREGTQLETSLSTLNQLVDDCMTNSEKN is encoded by the exons ATGAGTCAAGAAATGCTATCATACAAGCCCCGATCCGCGTTAGGAGATGTAACTAATCAAGTTGGGAAAAAAGGGTTTTGTTCCATTTATAAGAAAGATGAAAGTGTTCTGATTTCAAAGAAAGAATGCTTAAGAGTAGATGAAAACTATAACACACAGATTAAAGACTCTATATCGAGGCCTCAGTTGTGCGGTCAGATCGATTCGCTGACGGGGAGTATCGTAGGTAATGTGTCTAAGGTTGTGTGTGAAATTAAGGAACCATGCCCGCCAGATGTTCGACAAAATGCCACATTGACCTCTTCTGCTACTGTTAATGATGGTGATGTTGTCAAAGATGTTTGTGAATCTACACAACTGATAACCTCTGTCCCACCGGATGAAAACGGGATTGCTGTACCACAAGTTGAATTGAATAGAGTGGTGGGAAATGATTTGGGTATGGATGATGGCAATGGGGTCAGTCTTGATAAGTTGGATTTGATCAAAGATGAGTGTCTTGATTGGTCAAGATTGCTCGAGTCAAGGAGTGGTTTAGAGAGATGCATTGGACAGAAGGGTGATGGATCCTCGAACGTGTGTATGGACATGATCAAAACTTGTTCATGTTCTTTCTGCAGGAAAG CTGCTTGCCTTTGGTCTGATCTACACTGCCAGGATATTAAAGGCCGCATAAACG CAATAAAGAAGAGTCAGAAACAAGCGAGCATTTTGGTCGACCGAAACAGCATGAATGGAGCAAGAAACTTTGGAAAATTTTCAAACTCGGAGTCAGATCTCACGGGTCGATGGAAGTCACTTTTTCTTCATATGGAGAATGTATTTGTTCGTGAGGGCACTCAACTA GAAACAAGCTTATCTACCCTGAACCAATTAGTGGATGATTGCATGACTAATTCAGAGAAAAATTAG